One region of Triticum aestivum cultivar Chinese Spring chromosome 6B, IWGSC CS RefSeq v2.1, whole genome shotgun sequence genomic DNA includes:
- the LOC123134304 gene encoding uncharacterized protein encodes MAQFMDLRAFILRARVLKFYRQALRMTRRAPAHARDELRQTVRAEIEKNRNCDDKQKIKFLISEGLQRLKGLDEMLDMTGNG; translated from the exons ATGGCTCAATTCATGGATTTGCGGGCTTTCATTTTGCGTGCGCGTGTCCTCAAATTTTATAGGCAGGCACTGCGTATGACTCGCCGAGCCCCTGCACATGCTCGTG ATGAGTTGAGGCAGACAGTACGGGCGGAGATTGAAAAAAATCGCAATTGTGATGATAAGCAAAAGATTAAGTTTTTAATTAGTGAAGGACTACAGAGATTGAAGGGTCTTGATGAGATGCTTGACATGACAGGAAACGGATAA
- the LOC123137678 gene encoding uncharacterized protein: MIKGCAAMKMASSAPLCQPHGPCVRRGRMAGPVQSITRAEIDHFWRRKKLEEEELPLDDEKEAARIKAKSLKQEEYMLFEQRINGIIGEKTETAEMMEEGEIARNIEIQIGIKDWWRKSSYAYLNQPAVASIDDNSSWKENTGYIPQKMHFRCSPPAVYQMNVTAFGIF; the protein is encoded by the exons ATGATCAAAGGGTGCGCGGCAATGAAGATGGCGAGCAGTGCGCCCCTGTGTCAGCCTCATGGTCCTTGTGTTCGTCGGGGAAGGATGGCAGGCCCGGTCCAGAGCATCACCAGGGCAGAGATCGACCATTTCTGGCGCAGAAAGAAGCTGGAGGAAGAGGAACTCCCGCTCGATGACGAGAAGGAGGCAGCAAGGATCAAAGCCAAGAGTCTCAAG CAAGAAGAATACATGCTTTTTGAACAAAGGATAAACGGGATTATAGGCGAGAAAACAGAGACagccgagatgatggaggagggaGAGATCGCCAGGAACATCGAGATACAAATTGGCATCAAGGATTG GTGGAGGAAAAGCAGTTATGCATATCTAAATCAACCAGCAGTAGCATCCATTGATGACAACAGCAGTTGGAAGGAGAACACCGGATATATTCCGCAGAAGATGCATTTTAGGTGCTCCCCGCCAGCAGTTTACCAGATGAACGTGACTGCTTTCGGGATCTTCTAA
- the LOC123134305 gene encoding E3 ubiquitin-protein ligase ATL23 has product MAQVWAVFLAVGSLAIGMLGVLGVWLCYLFQAVALGPPPAPPPETPETVDDDNDDKNGLSEAELRQLGGVVQPEPADGEEEEEALCPICLDAMEPGRAVRVLPGCNRAFHQDCVDRWLAISPRCPVCNIWATPQSPRASPTAAKTAPGPGC; this is encoded by the coding sequence ATGGCGCAGGTCTGGGCGGTGTTCCTGGCCGTGGGGTCGCTCGCCATCGGCATGCTCGGGGTGCTCGGCGTCTGGCTCTGCTACCTGTTCCAGGCTGTGGCGCTGGGCCCGCctcccgccccgccgcccgagaCGCCGGAGACggtcgacgacgacaacgacgacaagAACGGGCTATCAGAGGCGGAGCTGAGGCAGCTGGGCGGGGTCGTCCAGCCGGAGCCAGcggacggcgaggaggaggaggaggcgctctGCCCTATCTGCCTCGACGCCATGGAGCCCGGCCGCGCCGTGCGCGTCCTCCCCGGCTGCAACCGGGCCTTCCACCAGGACTGCGTCGACCGGTGGCTGGCCATCTCGCCGCGCTGCCCCGTGTGCAACATCTGGGCCACGCCGCAGTCGCCGCGGGCCTCGCCGACGGCGGCCAAGACTGCTCCGGGTCCAGGGTGCTGA